The following proteins are encoded in a genomic region of Vanessa cardui chromosome W, ilVanCard2.1, whole genome shotgun sequence:
- the LOC124542379 gene encoding NADH-ubiquinone oxidoreductase chain 5-like, translating to MAAPTPVSALVHSSTLVTAGVYLLIRFNNLLVDIIFIKFLLLISGLTIFMAGICANYEFDLKKIIALSTLRQLGLIIRILRIGYGDLAFFHLLTHAIFKALLFICAGVIIHMISDNQDIRLIGGIRLYIPLTSLCINISNLALCGIPFLAGFYSKDMILELVRIRNLNFLIFYLYYVSTGLTVFYTIRLLIYLIINYFNLLSIYNLYDEDFTILKSIFMLLFISLVSGRFLR from the coding sequence ATGGCTGCTCCAACTCCTGTTTCTGCTTTAGTTCATTCTTCTACTTTAGTTACTGctggtgtttatttattaattcgttttaataatttattagttgatataatttttataaaatttttattattaatatctggATTAACTATATTTATGGCTGGAATTTGTGCTAATtatgaatttgatttaaaaaaaattattgctcTTTCTACTTTAAGACAATTAggtttaataataagaattttaagAATAGGTTATGGAGATTTagctttttttcatttattaactcATGCTATATTTAaggctttattatttatatgtgctGGTGTTATTATTCATATGATAAGTGATAATCAAGATATTCGTTTAATAGGTGGAATTAGATTATATATTCCTTTAacttctttatgtataaatatttcaaatttagctTTATGTGGTATTCCTTTTTTAGCTGGATTTTATTCAAAGGATATGATTTTAGAGTTAGTTagaataagaaatttaaattttttaattttttatttatattatgtttctaCAGGATTAACTGTATTTTATACTAtacgtttattaatatatttaataattaattattttaatttattatcaatttataatttatatgatgaggattttactatattaaaaagtatatttatgttattatttataagtttagtTTCAGGTAGATTTTTAAGATGA